TAAAGGAGATCATGGATGGTTACCGAACAGGAAGTCAGGAAGGCGTTGCGGCGGGTCAAGGATCCCGAACTCGATCTCGACATCGTGCTCCTCGGCCTGGTGTATGGCATTGAGGTGGAGGGCGAGCGGGTACACGTGACCATGTCGCTGACGTCGCCCATGTGCCCGGCCGGCGGGCAGATGGTGGAAGACGCGAAGCGTGAGGTGGAGGCGCTCGAGGGGGTGAGCGCCGCGGACGTCGAGTTGACGTTCACGCCCAGGTGGACGCCGGACCGCATCGATCCGCTCATCCGCTCCTCGCTAGGGATCTAGTGGTCGAATCTAGTTCACGCTTCGAAGTTACGGCGACGCATCTCACCGCGGTGAGCCGTTGCGGTACTTGTGAAA
This Gemmatimonadota bacterium DNA region includes the following protein-coding sequences:
- a CDS encoding metal-sulfur cluster assembly factor, with product MVTEQEVRKALRRVKDPELDLDIVLLGLVYGIEVEGERVHVTMSLTSPMCPAGGQMVEDAKREVEALEGVSAADVELTFTPRWTPDRIDPLIRSSLGI